One genomic region from Paramormyrops kingsleyae isolate MSU_618 chromosome 24, PKINGS_0.4, whole genome shotgun sequence encodes:
- the sf1 gene encoding splicing factor 1 isoform X9: MRDEPRIREPGACLAGGTRDARQSSNMVKIFVGNLSQETTADELRALFTQYGKVSECDIVKNYGFVHMDEKTEADEAIRNLHHYELHGQPMNVEISRGKVKASTKLHVGNINSTCTNQELRAKFEEYGPVVECDIVKDYAFVHMERVEDAMEAINGLDNTAFQGKLMSVKLSTSRLRTAPGMGERTGCYRCGQEGHWSKECPMDQNGSFGEGPMGPSANGFGPPRFGGGGRGRGFHRGFTGDPGFSGGYGPAQGFARGGGFGGGGPGYGRGMGYDGAVSYGPPAGYNFGGDRSTVQTYGGEAVYGNSASYGAVPAYPVRHAGYEERDPYGVVDFYEKYRARPYAANYYEERRGNAMPIPSPIPPASGAVARDRMSTNTIDPFEQRPLPTTAPVSSYFPRDRSPIRRVPPAAEGYSYERSRLSPTSSLNRSSVYDVSRARDPYDQSRYAY, encoded by the exons ATGCGGGATGAGCCACGAATTCGCGAACCGGGCGCGTGTCTCGCGGGCGGAACAAGAGACGCAAG ACAGAGTAGCAACATGGTGAAGATCTTTGTTGGAAACCTGTCCCAGGAGACCACAGCTGATGAGCTGAGAGCCCTCTTTACTCAGTATGGGAAGGTTTCGGAGTGTGACATCGTCAAAAACTATGGCTTTGTGCACATGGACGAGAAGACCGAGGCGGACGAAGCCATACGCAACCTGCATCATTATGAGCTTCACGGCCAGCCGATGAACGTGGAGATCAGCCGCGGTAAAGTCAAAGCCTCCACCAAGCTGCACGTGGGCAACATCAACAGCACCTGCACCAACCAGGAGCTGCGGGCCAAGTTCGAGGAGTACGGGCCTGTAGTGGAGTGCGACATTGTGAAAGATTATGCCTTTGTGCATATGGAGCGGGTGGAGGATGCCATGGAGGCCATCAATGGGCTAGACAACACCGCCTTCCAAG GCAAACTGATGAGCGTGAAGCTATCGACTAGCCGTCTGCGTACAGCGCCGGGAATGGGAGAGCGGACGGGTTGTTATCGGTGCGGGCAGGAAGGCCACTGGTCCAAAGAGTGCCCCATGGACCAGAACGGCTCCTTTGGAGAGGGTCCCATGGGACCCAGTGCCAACGGATTTGGTCCTCCCCGGTTCGGTGGGGGCGGTCGCGGCCGAGGTTTCCACCGAGGCTTCACCGGAGACCCTGGCTTCAGTGGCGGCTATGGCCCTGCGCAAGGCTTCGCGAGAGGGGGTGGCTTCGGAGGCGGTGGACCCGGCTACGGCAGGGGCATGGGCTACGACGGTGCCGTGAGTTATGGGCCGCCGGCGGGCTACAACTTCGGCGGTGACCGTAGTACCGTTCAGACATACGGCGGCGAGGCTGTTTACGGAAACAGCGCGAGCTATGGGGCGGTGCCTGCCTACCCCGTGCGGCACGCCGGCTACGAAGAGAGAGATCCATATGGCGTTGTGGACTTTTACGAGAAGTATCGTGCCCGTCCGTACGCTGCCAACTATTATGAGGAGCGTCGTGGCAACGCCATGCCCATCCCGTCCCCCATCCCTCCTGCCTCGGGGGCTGTTGCGAGGGATCGCATGTCCACCAACACCATTGATCCCTTTGAGCAGCGCCCCCTTCCTACAACGGCCCCCGTGTCTTCCTACTTCCCACGAGATCGAAGTCCCATCCGGCGAGTACCTCCTGCGGCCGAGGGCTACTCGTATGAGCGCTCGCGACTCTCGCCGACATCCTCGCTCAACAGAAGCTCCGTGTACGACGTATCGCGGGCCAGGGACCCCTATGACCAGTCGCGCTATGCTTATTAA
- the sf1 gene encoding splicing factor 1 isoform X10, with the protein MRDEPRIREPGACLAGGTRDARQSSNMVKIFVGNLSQETTADELRALFTQYGKVSECDIVKNYGFVHMDEKTEADEAIRNLHHYELHGQPMNVEISRGKVKASTKLHVGNINSTCTNQELRAKFEEYGPVVECDIVKDYAFVHMERVEDAMEAINGLDNTAFQGVSVPRFHRRALIRGFVSPRSAVQLQ; encoded by the exons ATGCGGGATGAGCCACGAATTCGCGAACCGGGCGCGTGTCTCGCGGGCGGAACAAGAGACGCAAG ACAGAGTAGCAACATGGTGAAGATCTTTGTTGGAAACCTGTCCCAGGAGACCACAGCTGATGAGCTGAGAGCCCTCTTTACTCAGTATGGGAAGGTTTCGGAGTGTGACATCGTCAAAAACTATGGCTTTGTGCACATGGACGAGAAGACCGAGGCGGACGAAGCCATACGCAACCTGCATCATTATGAGCTTCACGGCCAGCCGATGAACGTGGAGATCAGCCGCGGTAAAGTCAAAGCCTCCACCAAGCTGCACGTGGGCAACATCAACAGCACCTGCACCAACCAGGAGCTGCGGGCCAAGTTCGAGGAGTACGGGCCTGTAGTGGAGTGCGACATTGTGAAAGATTATGCCTTTGTGCATATGGAGCGGGTGGAGGATGCCATGGAGGCCATCAATGGGCTAGACAACACCGCCTTCCAAG GTGTTTCTGTGCCGCGGTTCCACAGACGTGCGCTCATTCGTGGCTTTGTTTCGCCTCGCAGTGCCGTTCAACTACAGTGA
- the sf1 gene encoding splicing factor 1 isoform X4, producing MATGANATPLGKLHPSIGAKRGFEAGPGAGVMAPPSPPVSFATAQNVQQPPQLPVNFPQAQQFTLIGGAFPQPQQSQPSAGMQPSSGGGDFGQKKARKRSRWSSETPDQKTVIPGMPTVIPPGLTREQERAYIVQLQIEDLTRKLRTGDLGIPVNPEERSPSPEPIYNSEGKRLNTREYRTRKKLEEERHTLITEMVGLNPEFKPPSDYKPPASRVNDKIMIPQDEYPEINFVGLLIGPRGNTLKNIEKECNAKIMIRGKGSVKEGKVGRKDGQISAGEDEPLHALVTANTMENVKKAVEQIRNILKQGIETPEDQNDLRKMQLRELARLNGTLREDDNRVLRPWQNSEPRSITNTTVCIKCGGAGHISSDCKFTSSFAPRAGEPQSAQDKARMDKEYLSLMAELGEAPVPSSTGGSSRSNPSGPRGSGPSNNQPPPNRPPWMNSGPSDSRHFPSMHGGPSNHGGHHNFPPPMPSMGGIPMPPSHNGPPPPWMQPPPPPMNQGPGPQGHPPMGDSYYGVSSDLPIGMMPPPMGMMPPPPPPPSGQPPHPPSAPMPPWQPQAPPPPPTSSMVTSAPLPWQQNTTTTSSPGSGNLPPWQQQQSAGGASAQPPPPMGSSSLVPPPPGVNPPLPPGAPPPPPPPPPPGSAGMMYAPPPPPPPMDPSNFVNMMGMGVPGMPPFGMPPAPPPPPPQT from the exons ATGGCGACGGGAGCAAATGCGACTCCTTTGGGCAAGCTTCATCCTAGTATTGGCGCAAAGCGAGGCTTTGAAGCCGGGCCTGGCGCTGGGGTAATGGCACCACCGAGCCCTCCGGTGTCTTTCGCGACCGCTCAAAATGTGCAGCAGCCCCCACAGTTACCCGTTAATTTTCCGCAGGCACAGCAGTTCACTCTAATCGGCGGAGCATTCCCGCAGCCCCAGCAATCGCAGCCGAGTGCCGGGATGCAGCCGTCTTCGGGAGGTGGAG ATTTTGGCCAGAAAAAGGCCCGTAAAAGGAGCCGTTGGAGTAGCGAGACCCCTGACCAGAAGACGGTGATCCCAGGCATGCCTACAGTCATCCCCCCTGGTCTCACCCGTGAGCAGGAGAGAGCCTATATAG TCCAACTGCAGATCGAAGACCTGACTCGTAAACTGCGTACAGGAGACCTGGGAATCCCCGTTAATCCCGAGGAAAG GTCCCCCTCCCCCGAGCCGATCTACAACAGCGAAGGCAAGAGGCTGAACACACGAGAGTACCGCACCCGCAAGAAGCTGGAGGAGGAACGGCACACCCTCATCACCGAGATGGTGGGGCTCAACCCCGAGTTCAAACCACCTTCTGACTACAA GCCACCAGCCAGTAGGGTCAACGACAAAATAATGATCCCTCAGGATGAGTACCCAGAGATCAATTTCGTCGGCTTGCTCATTGGACCACG TGGTAACACCCTGAAAAATATCGAGAAGGAGTGCAACGCGAAGATCATGATTCGTGGGAAGGGCTCTGTCAAGGAGGGCAAAGTGGGCCGTAAAGACGGACAGATCTCAGCCGGAGAAGATGAGCCTCTGCACGCTCTGGTGACCGCTAACACCATGGAGAACGTGAAGAAGGCCGTGGAGCAG ATCAGGAACATCCTGAAGCAGGGGATCGAAACGCCAGAGGACCAGAACGACCTGCGCAAGATGCAGCTTCGCGAGCTTGCCAGGCTGAACGGCACGCTCCGAGAGGACGACAACCG GGTCCTGCGGCCCTGGCAGAACTCGGAGCCACGCAGCATCACCAACACCACCGTCTGCATTAAGTGCGGAGGCGCCGGACACATCTCCTCCGACTGCAAGTTCACCAG CTCCTTCGCCCCCCGAGCAGGCGAGCCACAGTCAGCTCAGGATAAAGCACGAATGGATAAAGAGTATCTGTCCCTCATGGCGGAGTTGGGCGAGGCCCCCGTCCCCTCGTCCACTGGGGGATCTTCCCGTAGTAACCCCAGCGGCCCACGGGGGTCAGGACCCAGCAACAACCAGCCCCCTccg AATCGCCCCCCCTGGATGAACAGTGGCCCTTCAGACAGCAGGcactttcccagcatgcacggCGGCCCAAGCAATCATGGGGGCCACCACAACTTCCCCCCTCCCATGCCCAGCATGGGGGGGATTCCCATGCCGCCCAGTCACAATGGGCCGCCCCCGCCCTGGATgcagccacccccacccccgatgAATCAGGGGCCCGGGCCGCAAGGACACCCTCCTATGGGTGACAGTTACTACG GTGTTTCCTCTGACCTACCTATAGGTATGATGCCTCCGCCCATGGGTATGATGCCtccgcccccgccccctcccagcggccagcccccccaccccccatccgcCCCCATGCCCCCCTGGCAGCCACAGgcgcccccacctcccccaacGAGCAGCATGGTGACCAGTGCGCCGTTGCCGTGGCAGCAGA ataccaccaccacctccaGTCCAGGCTCTGGCAACCTGCCTCCATGGCAACAGCAGCAGTCTGCAGGTGGGGCATctgcccagcccccaccccccatgggCAGCTCGTCTTTAGTGCCCCCTCCGCCTGGGGTCAACCCCCCGTTGCCGCCTGGtgccccgcctcccccccctccacctcccccaCCGGGATCTGCCGGCATGATGtacgccccgcccccccctccgcctCCCATGGATCCCTCCAACTTTGTCAACATGATGGGCATGGGGGTGCCAGGCATGCCCCCATTCGGCATGCCCCCGGCCCCCCCTCCGCCGCCCCCCCAAACTTGA
- the sf1 gene encoding splicing factor 1 isoform X5, with amino-acid sequence MATGANATPLGKLHPSIGAKRGFEAGPGAGAQQFTLIGGAFPQPQQSQPSAGMQPSSGGGDFGQKKARKRSRWSSETPDQKTVIPGMPTVIPPGLTREQERAYIVQLQIEDLTRKLRTGDLGIPVNPEERSPSPEPIYNSEGKRLNTREYRTRKKLEEERHTLITEMVGLNPEFKPPSDYKPPASRVNDKIMIPQDEYPEINFVGLLIGPRGNTLKNIEKECNAKIMIRGKGSVKEGKVGRKDGQISAGEDEPLHALVTANTMENVKKAVEQIRNILKQGIETPEDQNDLRKMQLRELARLNGTLREDDNRVLRPWQNSEPRSITNTTVCIKCGGAGHISSDCKFTSSFAPRAGEPQSAQDKARMDKEYLSLMAELGEAPVPSSTGGSSRSNPSGPRGSGPSNNQPPPNRPPWMNSGPSDSRHFPSMHGGPSNHGGHHNFPPPMPSMGGIPMPPSHNGPPPPWMQPPPPPMNQGPGPQGHPPMGDSYYGVSSDLPIGMMPPPMGMMPPPPPPPSGQPPHPPSAPMPPWQPQAPPPPPTSSMVTSAPLPWQQNTTTTSSPGSGNLPPWQQQQSAGGASAQPPPPMGSSSLVPPPPGVNPPLPPGAPPPPPPPPPPGSAGMMYAPPPPPPPMDPSNFVNMMGMGVPGMPPFGMPPAPPPPPPQT; translated from the exons ATGGCGACGGGAGCAAATGCGACTCCTTTGGGCAAGCTTCATCCTAGTATTGGCGCAAAGCGAGGCTTTGAAGCCGGGCCTGGCGCTGGG GCACAGCAGTTCACTCTAATCGGCGGAGCATTCCCGCAGCCCCAGCAATCGCAGCCGAGTGCCGGGATGCAGCCGTCTTCGGGAGGTGGAG ATTTTGGCCAGAAAAAGGCCCGTAAAAGGAGCCGTTGGAGTAGCGAGACCCCTGACCAGAAGACGGTGATCCCAGGCATGCCTACAGTCATCCCCCCTGGTCTCACCCGTGAGCAGGAGAGAGCCTATATAG TCCAACTGCAGATCGAAGACCTGACTCGTAAACTGCGTACAGGAGACCTGGGAATCCCCGTTAATCCCGAGGAAAG GTCCCCCTCCCCCGAGCCGATCTACAACAGCGAAGGCAAGAGGCTGAACACACGAGAGTACCGCACCCGCAAGAAGCTGGAGGAGGAACGGCACACCCTCATCACCGAGATGGTGGGGCTCAACCCCGAGTTCAAACCACCTTCTGACTACAA GCCACCAGCCAGTAGGGTCAACGACAAAATAATGATCCCTCAGGATGAGTACCCAGAGATCAATTTCGTCGGCTTGCTCATTGGACCACG TGGTAACACCCTGAAAAATATCGAGAAGGAGTGCAACGCGAAGATCATGATTCGTGGGAAGGGCTCTGTCAAGGAGGGCAAAGTGGGCCGTAAAGACGGACAGATCTCAGCCGGAGAAGATGAGCCTCTGCACGCTCTGGTGACCGCTAACACCATGGAGAACGTGAAGAAGGCCGTGGAGCAG ATCAGGAACATCCTGAAGCAGGGGATCGAAACGCCAGAGGACCAGAACGACCTGCGCAAGATGCAGCTTCGCGAGCTTGCCAGGCTGAACGGCACGCTCCGAGAGGACGACAACCG GGTCCTGCGGCCCTGGCAGAACTCGGAGCCACGCAGCATCACCAACACCACCGTCTGCATTAAGTGCGGAGGCGCCGGACACATCTCCTCCGACTGCAAGTTCACCAG CTCCTTCGCCCCCCGAGCAGGCGAGCCACAGTCAGCTCAGGATAAAGCACGAATGGATAAAGAGTATCTGTCCCTCATGGCGGAGTTGGGCGAGGCCCCCGTCCCCTCGTCCACTGGGGGATCTTCCCGTAGTAACCCCAGCGGCCCACGGGGGTCAGGACCCAGCAACAACCAGCCCCCTccg AATCGCCCCCCCTGGATGAACAGTGGCCCTTCAGACAGCAGGcactttcccagcatgcacggCGGCCCAAGCAATCATGGGGGCCACCACAACTTCCCCCCTCCCATGCCCAGCATGGGGGGGATTCCCATGCCGCCCAGTCACAATGGGCCGCCCCCGCCCTGGATgcagccacccccacccccgatgAATCAGGGGCCCGGGCCGCAAGGACACCCTCCTATGGGTGACAGTTACTACG GTGTTTCCTCTGACCTACCTATAGGTATGATGCCTCCGCCCATGGGTATGATGCCtccgcccccgccccctcccagcggccagcccccccaccccccatccgcCCCCATGCCCCCCTGGCAGCCACAGgcgcccccacctcccccaacGAGCAGCATGGTGACCAGTGCGCCGTTGCCGTGGCAGCAGA ataccaccaccacctccaGTCCAGGCTCTGGCAACCTGCCTCCATGGCAACAGCAGCAGTCTGCAGGTGGGGCATctgcccagcccccaccccccatgggCAGCTCGTCTTTAGTGCCCCCTCCGCCTGGGGTCAACCCCCCGTTGCCGCCTGGtgccccgcctcccccccctccacctcccccaCCGGGATCTGCCGGCATGATGtacgccccgcccccccctccgcctCCCATGGATCCCTCCAACTTTGTCAACATGATGGGCATGGGGGTGCCAGGCATGCCCCCATTCGGCATGCCCCCGGCCCCCCCTCCGCCGCCCCCCCAAACTTGA
- the sf1 gene encoding splicing factor 1 isoform X1, with amino-acid sequence MRDEPRIREPGACLAGGTRDARQSSNMVKIFVGNLSQETTADELRALFTQYGKVSECDIVKNYGFVHMDEKTEADEAIRNLHHYELHGQPMNVEISRGKVKASTKLHVGNINSTCTNQELRAKFEEYGPVVECDIVKDYAFVHMERVEDAMEAINGLDNTAFQACDLKSSSCSETSRETSIHPQSSSYSLSLKDFGQKKARKRSRWSSETPDQKTVIPGMPTVIPPGLTREQERAYIVQLQIEDLTRKLRTGDLGIPVNPEERSPSPEPIYNSEGKRLNTREYRTRKKLEEERHTLITEMVGLNPEFKPPSDYKPPASRVNDKIMIPQDEYPEINFVGLLIGPRGNTLKNIEKECNAKIMIRGKGSVKEGKVGRKDGQISAGEDEPLHALVTANTMENVKKAVEQIRNILKQGIETPEDQNDLRKMQLRELARLNGTLREDDNRVLRPWQNSEPRSITNTTVCIKCGGAGHISSDCKFTSSFAPRAGEPQSAQDKARMDKEYLSLMAELGEAPVPSSTGGSSRSNPSGPRGSGPSNNQPPPNRPPWMNSGPSDSRHFPSMHGGPSNHGGHHNFPPPMPSMGGIPMPPSHNGPPPPWMQPPPPPMNQGPGPQGHPPMGDSYYGVSSDLPIGMMPPPMGMMPPPPPPPSGQPPHPPSAPMPPWQPQAPPPPPTSSMVTSAPLPWQQNTTTTSSPGSGNLPPWQQQQSAGGASAQPPPPMGSSSLVPPPPGVNPPLPPGAPPPPPPPPPPGSAGMMYAPPPPPPPMDPSNFVNMMGMGVPGMPPFGMPPAPPPPPPQT; translated from the exons ATGCGGGATGAGCCACGAATTCGCGAACCGGGCGCGTGTCTCGCGGGCGGAACAAGAGACGCAAG ACAGAGTAGCAACATGGTGAAGATCTTTGTTGGAAACCTGTCCCAGGAGACCACAGCTGATGAGCTGAGAGCCCTCTTTACTCAGTATGGGAAGGTTTCGGAGTGTGACATCGTCAAAAACTATGGCTTTGTGCACATGGACGAGAAGACCGAGGCGGACGAAGCCATACGCAACCTGCATCATTATGAGCTTCACGGCCAGCCGATGAACGTGGAGATCAGCCGCGGTAAAGTCAAAGCCTCCACCAAGCTGCACGTGGGCAACATCAACAGCACCTGCACCAACCAGGAGCTGCGGGCCAAGTTCGAGGAGTACGGGCCTGTAGTGGAGTGCGACATTGTGAAAGATTATGCCTTTGTGCATATGGAGCGGGTGGAGGATGCCATGGAGGCCATCAATGGGCTAGACAACACCGCCTTCCAAG CGTGTGATCTCAAATCATCTTCCTGCTCTGAGACTTCTAGAGAAACCAGTATCCACCCTCAGTCTTCAAGTTACTCTCTGTCGCTCAAAG ATTTTGGCCAGAAAAAGGCCCGTAAAAGGAGCCGTTGGAGTAGCGAGACCCCTGACCAGAAGACGGTGATCCCAGGCATGCCTACAGTCATCCCCCCTGGTCTCACCCGTGAGCAGGAGAGAGCCTATATAG TCCAACTGCAGATCGAAGACCTGACTCGTAAACTGCGTACAGGAGACCTGGGAATCCCCGTTAATCCCGAGGAAAG GTCCCCCTCCCCCGAGCCGATCTACAACAGCGAAGGCAAGAGGCTGAACACACGAGAGTACCGCACCCGCAAGAAGCTGGAGGAGGAACGGCACACCCTCATCACCGAGATGGTGGGGCTCAACCCCGAGTTCAAACCACCTTCTGACTACAA GCCACCAGCCAGTAGGGTCAACGACAAAATAATGATCCCTCAGGATGAGTACCCAGAGATCAATTTCGTCGGCTTGCTCATTGGACCACG TGGTAACACCCTGAAAAATATCGAGAAGGAGTGCAACGCGAAGATCATGATTCGTGGGAAGGGCTCTGTCAAGGAGGGCAAAGTGGGCCGTAAAGACGGACAGATCTCAGCCGGAGAAGATGAGCCTCTGCACGCTCTGGTGACCGCTAACACCATGGAGAACGTGAAGAAGGCCGTGGAGCAG ATCAGGAACATCCTGAAGCAGGGGATCGAAACGCCAGAGGACCAGAACGACCTGCGCAAGATGCAGCTTCGCGAGCTTGCCAGGCTGAACGGCACGCTCCGAGAGGACGACAACCG GGTCCTGCGGCCCTGGCAGAACTCGGAGCCACGCAGCATCACCAACACCACCGTCTGCATTAAGTGCGGAGGCGCCGGACACATCTCCTCCGACTGCAAGTTCACCAG CTCCTTCGCCCCCCGAGCAGGCGAGCCACAGTCAGCTCAGGATAAAGCACGAATGGATAAAGAGTATCTGTCCCTCATGGCGGAGTTGGGCGAGGCCCCCGTCCCCTCGTCCACTGGGGGATCTTCCCGTAGTAACCCCAGCGGCCCACGGGGGTCAGGACCCAGCAACAACCAGCCCCCTccg AATCGCCCCCCCTGGATGAACAGTGGCCCTTCAGACAGCAGGcactttcccagcatgcacggCGGCCCAAGCAATCATGGGGGCCACCACAACTTCCCCCCTCCCATGCCCAGCATGGGGGGGATTCCCATGCCGCCCAGTCACAATGGGCCGCCCCCGCCCTGGATgcagccacccccacccccgatgAATCAGGGGCCCGGGCCGCAAGGACACCCTCCTATGGGTGACAGTTACTACG GTGTTTCCTCTGACCTACCTATAGGTATGATGCCTCCGCCCATGGGTATGATGCCtccgcccccgccccctcccagcggccagcccccccaccccccatccgcCCCCATGCCCCCCTGGCAGCCACAGgcgcccccacctcccccaacGAGCAGCATGGTGACCAGTGCGCCGTTGCCGTGGCAGCAGA ataccaccaccacctccaGTCCAGGCTCTGGCAACCTGCCTCCATGGCAACAGCAGCAGTCTGCAGGTGGGGCATctgcccagcccccaccccccatgggCAGCTCGTCTTTAGTGCCCCCTCCGCCTGGGGTCAACCCCCCGTTGCCGCCTGGtgccccgcctcccccccctccacctcccccaCCGGGATCTGCCGGCATGATGtacgccccgcccccccctccgcctCCCATGGATCCCTCCAACTTTGTCAACATGATGGGCATGGGGGTGCCAGGCATGCCCCCATTCGGCATGCCCCCGGCCCCCCCTCCGCCGCCCCCCCAAACTTGA